In one window of Clavelina lepadiformis chromosome 4, kaClaLepa1.1, whole genome shotgun sequence DNA:
- the LOC143453502 gene encoding uncharacterized protein LOC143453502, whose protein sequence is MEMAKDELDQTPIPSYLNILGEELLVKYQGQLATCQYCNKPGHKHINCPAKNNSEYPPLEENNQPNPRRGMDYYRNPLTRHQSPGHTHNEENHENSIMNTNKDNTEDGKNNDSNEPDTATTKKGEEQPRDWFDMTENNLTEVHMNEDNSIEKNTDRRSDRKRPSPDEASEEPCTKHYH, encoded by the coding sequence ATGGAAATGGCTAAAGATGAACTGGATCAAACACCAATACCAAGCTATTTAAATATTCTTGGAGAAGAACTGCTAGTCAAATACCAAGGACAGTTGGCAACATGCCAGTACTGCAACAAACCAGGACACAAACACATCAACTGTCCTGCCAAAAATAACTCTGAATACCCCCCACTGGAAGAGAACAATCAGCCAAACCCTAGAAGAGGTATGGATTATTATAGAAACCCCCTCACTAGACACCAATCACCTGGCCACACTCACAATGAAGAAAACCATGAAAATTCTATAATGAACACAAACAAGGACAATACTGAAGATGGAAAGAACAATGACAGCAATGAACCTGATACAGCAACCACAAAGAAAGGTGAAGAACAACCTAGGGACTGGTTTGACATGACAGAAAACAATCTAACAGAAGTACATATGAATGAAGACAACTCAATAGAAAAGAATACTGACAGGAGGAGTGACAGGAAAAGACCCTCTCCAGATGAGGCATCTGAGGAGCCCTGCACAAAG